A genomic window from Silene latifolia isolate original U9 population chromosome Y, ASM4854445v1, whole genome shotgun sequence includes:
- the LOC141629043 gene encoding uncharacterized protein LOC141629043 → MPANESVNTISIDDPHYIHPSDIPGVKLVGNVFEGSGYGNWRRSMLIALSAKNKTGFIDGTIPKPAATSATANSTAEVAWKELEERFGQSNGAQLYGVQKKLNDFAQGNDNIATYFTKIKSVWDEIEGMGMNPRCSCSCNCGATEKQQKFEEDKRVVQFLMGLNNSYTAIRGTILIQNPLPKIAMVYNILLQEERQESYIIHPKFKLKLQQ, encoded by the exons ATGCCTGCAAACGAATCAGTCAATACCATTAGTATTGATGACCCACACTACATTCATCCGTCAGATATTCCTGGTGTTAAACTGGTAGGAAATGTGTTTGAAGGTTCTGGTTATGGGAATTGGCGAAGATCCATGCTCATAGCATTATCAGCAAAGAACAAAACTGGGTTTATTGACGGTACAATTCCAAAGCCAGCAGCAACATCTGCAACTGCTAA CAGTACAGCTGAAGTGGCATGGAAGGAATTGGAAGAAAGGTTTGGCCAGTCAAATGGTGCTCAGCTCTATGGTGTTCAAAAGAAGCTAAATGACTTTGCTCAAGGAAATGACAACATTGCAACCTATTTCACGAAGATCAAATCTGTATGGGATGAAATAGAAGGCATGGGAATGAATCCCAGATGTTCGTGCAGCTGTAACTGTGGAGCAACAGAAAAGCAACAGAAATTTGAAGAAGACAAGAGGGTGGTACAGTTCTTGATGGGTCTAAATAACTCATATACTGCCATAAGAGGCACGATATTGATTCAGAATCCGCTTCCTAAGATAGCAATGGTTTACAACATATTGCTTCAAGAAGAAAGACAAGAGAGTTACATAATTCATCCCAAATTCAAGTTGAAGCTGCAGCAATGA